In Alphaproteobacteria bacterium, one genomic interval encodes:
- a CDS encoding histidine phosphotransferase family protein: protein MTMSLAPADNRAESLCAAAVEALCARLCHDLASPVGAVANGVELLQDVGGGDGEIIQLLAHAAGEASRRLAYFRLAFGIGGDRDSQRTAVDLRDVAAAWLESGRLTFAWPDAEQVADFDRVTAKLILNMIGVAAAVMPFGGTLEVHAAGGPAAEFSLAMGAERLVADGPVMLVATGAATGEATPETVQAHLAAVLAARLGGRLALRSGSGGLHHLVFQSEAPGT from the coding sequence ATGACCATGTCTTTGGCGCCGGCAGATAACCGCGCCGAGTCACTGTGCGCTGCGGCAGTCGAGGCTCTGTGCGCCAGGCTGTGTCACGATCTGGCCAGTCCGGTGGGGGCGGTGGCCAATGGTGTCGAATTGCTGCAGGACGTTGGCGGCGGCGATGGCGAGATCATCCAGTTGCTGGCCCACGCGGCAGGCGAGGCATCACGGCGCCTGGCCTATTTCCGGCTGGCTTTCGGCATAGGCGGGGATCGTGACAGCCAGCGCACGGCGGTGGATCTGCGCGACGTGGCGGCGGCGTGGCTCGAATCCGGGCGTCTGACATTTGCCTGGCCGGATGCTGAACAGGTGGCGGATTTTGATCGTGTGACGGCCAAGCTGATCCTCAATATGATCGGCGTCGCGGCGGCCGTCATGCCGTTCGGTGGCACCCTGGAAGTCCATGCCGCCGGGGGGCCGGCAGCTGAGTTCAGCCTGGCCATGGGGGCCGAACGACTGGTCGCCGATGGCCCAGTGATGTTGGTCGCCACCGGTGCGGCCACCGGCGAGGCGACGCCGGAGACTGTTCAGGCGCATCTGGCGGCGGTTCTGGCGGCCCGTCTTGGCGGCCGTCTTGCCCTGCGCAGCGGTAGCGGCGGCCTACACCACCTGGTATTTCAGTCAGAGGCGCCCGGCACATAG
- a CDS encoding ABC transporter permease codes for MWEIFQSLSLAVDLIARLDRELVGIILLSLRVSLSAVLIAAAIGLPLGAALALFRFPGRRILVVLTNALMGLPPVVVGLIVFLLLSRSGPLGVLGLLFTPAAMIIAQVVLVTPIIAALSRQMLESEWAVYEEQLRSLGAGPARAIRTLLWDGRYALLTTVLAGFGRASAEVGAVMIVGGNIEQVTRVMTTTIALETSKGNLPLALALGFVLLTLALVVNGAAAAMGSALAPKRP; via the coding sequence ATGTGGGAAATCTTCCAGTCCCTGAGCCTTGCCGTTGACCTGATTGCCCGGCTCGACCGTGAGCTGGTGGGCATTATCCTGCTGTCGCTGCGGGTCAGCCTGTCCGCTGTTCTGATCGCCGCCGCCATCGGGCTTCCGCTGGGCGCGGCGCTGGCCCTGTTCCGCTTTCCCGGCCGACGTATCCTGGTTGTCCTGACCAACGCCCTGATGGGCCTGCCGCCGGTAGTGGTCGGACTGATCGTCTTCCTGTTGCTTTCGCGGTCCGGCCCGCTGGGCGTCCTCGGCCTGCTGTTCACGCCGGCGGCCATGATCATCGCCCAGGTGGTGCTGGTGACGCCGATTATCGCCGCATTGTCGCGGCAAATGCTGGAGAGCGAGTGGGCCGTATATGAGGAGCAGCTGCGCTCGCTCGGCGCCGGCCCGGCGCGCGCCATCCGTACTCTGTTGTGGGACGGCCGCTACGCTTTGCTGACCACTGTCCTGGCCGGCTTTGGCCGGGCCAGCGCGGAGGTCGGGGCGGTCATGATTGTCGGTGGAAACATCGAACAGGTCACCCGGGTGATGACCACGACCATCGCCCTGGAGACCAGCAAGGGTAATCTGCCGCTGGCCCTGGCATTGGGCTTTGTGCTGCTGACCCTGGCCCTTGTGGTCAATGGCGCCGCGGCGGCCATGGGCAGCGCCCTGGCGCCCAAGCGGCCATGA
- a CDS encoding response regulator transcription factor — MRVLLVEDDSSTAKTIEAMLKAEGFVCDTTDLGEDGLEIGKLYDYDIIVLDLMLPDIDGYEVLRRLRAARVATPILILSGLGETESKVKGLGIGADDYLTKPFDRTELVARINAVIRRTRGHSDAVIRTGKLTVNLDAKTVEANGQSIHLTGKEYGILELLSLRKGTTLTKEMFLNHLYGGMDEPELKIIDVFVCKLRKKLTGACGDNYIETVWGRGYVLRDPPAKTEQAA, encoded by the coding sequence ATGCGGGTATTACTAGTCGAGGACGATTCATCGACGGCAAAGACCATTGAGGCCATGCTCAAGGCCGAGGGCTTTGTCTGCGATACGACCGACCTGGGTGAAGACGGCCTGGAGATCGGCAAGCTATATGACTATGACATCATCGTCCTTGACCTGATGTTGCCCGACATCGACGGCTATGAAGTTCTGCGACGCCTGCGCGCGGCGCGGGTGGCCACGCCGATCCTCATTCTTTCGGGCCTTGGCGAGACCGAGAGCAAGGTCAAGGGTCTGGGCATCGGCGCCGACGACTATCTGACCAAACCTTTCGACCGCACCGAACTGGTGGCACGAATCAACGCCGTCATCCGGCGCACACGCGGCCACTCAGACGCCGTCATCCGCACCGGCAAGCTGACCGTCAATCTCGATGCCAAGACCGTCGAGGCAAACGGCCAGTCCATCCACCTGACCGGCAAGGAATACGGCATTCTGGAGCTGCTGAGCCTGCGCAAGGGCACGACCCTGACCAAGGAGATGTTCCTTAACCACCTCTATGGCGGCATGGACGAACCTGAGCTCAAGATCATCGATGTGTTCGTATGCAAGCTGCGCAAGAAGCTGACCGGGGCCTGCGGCGACAACTATATCGAGACCGTATGGGGCCGCGGCTATGTGCTGCGCGACCCGCCGGCAAAGACCGAGCAGGCGGCCTGA
- the fliI gene encoding flagellar protein export ATPase FliI, giving the protein MPDYQVYGRVTAVLGMLVEVGGVERRLSVGDRCNLVARDGRRVPCEVIGFRQARALLMPFSPLEGIGLGCMAEVAAGRPALHPDRSWLGRAINALGEPIDGKGPVVAGRTAYPFRAPPPPAHQRQRLGGKVDLGVRAINTFLTCCRGQRMGIFSGSGVGKSMLLSMLARFTHADVIVIGLIGERGREVQEFIEDDLGPDGLARSVLVVATSDESPLMRRQAAHATLAVAEYFRDQGLEVLCLMDSVTRFAMALRDIGLSAGEPPTSKGYTPSVFAELPKLLERAGPGRAGQGNITGLFSVLVEGDDHNEPIADAVRGILDGHIVLERDIAERGRYPAINILRSISRTMPDCNTPDETDLVSRARGVLARYEDMAELIRIGAYRQGSDRDVDQSIRLYPRIEAFLGQLPDEQAVLADGYDDLRRMLQEDGDGQAADGDGAAPGAAKSAEPGRARTAA; this is encoded by the coding sequence TTGCCGGATTATCAGGTCTATGGCCGCGTAACGGCGGTCCTCGGCATGCTGGTTGAGGTCGGCGGCGTAGAGCGCCGCCTGTCTGTCGGCGACCGCTGCAATCTTGTGGCGCGGGATGGCCGGCGGGTGCCCTGCGAGGTCATTGGATTTCGCCAGGCCCGGGCGCTTCTCATGCCGTTCAGTCCGCTCGAGGGAATCGGTCTCGGTTGCATGGCGGAGGTGGCGGCCGGCCGGCCGGCTCTGCACCCGGACCGTTCGTGGCTGGGCCGCGCCATCAACGCTCTCGGCGAGCCGATCGACGGTAAGGGGCCGGTTGTCGCCGGACGCACGGCTTACCCTTTCCGGGCGCCGCCGCCGCCGGCCCACCAACGCCAGCGCCTAGGCGGCAAGGTCGATCTCGGGGTGCGGGCAATCAACACATTCCTCACCTGTTGTCGTGGCCAGCGCATGGGAATTTTCTCCGGCTCCGGCGTGGGCAAATCAATGCTGCTGTCCATGCTGGCGCGATTCACCCATGCCGACGTCATTGTCATTGGCCTGATCGGCGAACGCGGGCGCGAGGTGCAGGAGTTCATCGAGGATGATCTGGGGCCCGACGGGCTGGCCCGCAGCGTTCTGGTTGTAGCCACGTCCGACGAATCGCCTCTTATGCGGCGGCAGGCGGCCCATGCCACACTGGCGGTGGCCGAGTATTTCCGCGACCAGGGGCTCGAGGTGCTGTGCCTGATGGACAGCGTGACCCGCTTTGCCATGGCATTGCGGGATATCGGACTTTCGGCCGGCGAGCCCCCTACGTCGAAGGGCTATACTCCATCGGTTTTTGCCGAACTGCCCAAATTGCTGGAGCGGGCCGGCCCCGGCCGTGCCGGCCAGGGCAATATCACCGGACTGTTCAGTGTTCTGGTGGAAGGCGACGATCACAATGAACCCATAGCCGATGCGGTGCGCGGCATTCTCGATGGGCACATCGTCCTCGAACGCGATATCGCCGAGCGTGGCCGCTATCCAGCCATCAATATCCTGCGCAGCATCAGCCGCACCATGCCGGACTGCAATACGCCGGACGAAACGGATCTGGTCAGTCGGGCGCGTGGCGTCCTGGCCCGCTATGAGGACATGGCGGAGTTGATTCGCATCGGCGCTTACCGCCAGGGCAGCGATCGGGATGTCGATCAGTCCATTCGTCTCTACCCGCGGATCGAGGCGTTTCTCGGGCAGTTGCCCGATGAACAGGCCGTGTTGGCGGACGGCTATGACGACCTTCGCCGGATGTTGCAGGAAGATGGCGATGGCCAGGCGGCCGATGGTGATGGCGCGGCGCCGGGCGCGGCGAAGAGCGCTGAGCCTGGTCGCGCCCGCACCGCCGCCTGA
- a CDS encoding substrate-binding domain-containing protein — translation MVGAAVGRFLASLLAILVIALVLPGPAAGQTERLRLIATTTLESSGFLNAIVPQFEAATGLRVETIIVGTGQAHDLARRGEGDVVLTHDPAGERALVAEGVVSERRPVMTNHFVIAGPADDPAGIRSVRRAEDAFARIATSQAGFISRGDDSGTHRVEQRIWQAAGLEPESLSRRWYRPVGQGAGAALRIAAQLGAYVLVDSATLAAQATDGLDLLLEPEPQWSNAYAVMMVSAERHPAVNQAAAEALIDWLTGPAGQAAISTFRIGGAAAFSPAADGG, via the coding sequence ATGGTAGGGGCGGCGGTCGGACGGTTTCTCGCGAGCCTGCTCGCGATTCTAGTGATTGCCCTGGTCCTGCCTGGCCCGGCCGCCGGTCAAACGGAACGACTACGCCTGATCGCCACGACAACGCTTGAAAGTTCCGGCTTTCTCAACGCCATCGTGCCCCAGTTTGAGGCGGCTACCGGTTTGCGCGTGGAGACGATTATCGTTGGCACGGGACAAGCACACGATCTGGCGCGCCGCGGTGAAGGCGATGTTGTGTTGACCCACGATCCGGCAGGCGAACGCGCCCTGGTGGCGGAAGGTGTGGTTAGTGAACGGCGGCCGGTGATGACCAATCATTTTGTCATTGCCGGCCCGGCCGATGACCCAGCCGGTATCCGCAGCGTAAGGCGAGCCGAAGACGCCTTTGCCCGCATTGCCACCAGCCAGGCCGGTTTTATCTCGCGCGGCGACGACAGCGGAACCCACAGGGTCGAGCAGCGCATCTGGCAAGCCGCCGGCCTGGAGCCGGAGTCCCTGTCACGACGGTGGTATCGGCCGGTCGGCCAGGGCGCCGGCGCCGCCCTGAGAATTGCCGCTCAGCTTGGCGCCTATGTCCTGGTCGATTCGGCGACGCTGGCGGCGCAGGCCACCGATGGACTGGATCTGCTGCTGGAGCCGGAGCCACAGTGGTCCAATGCCTATGCGGTCATGATGGTCAGTGCGGAACGCCACCCCGCCGTCAATCAGGCAGCGGCAGAAGCGCTGATCGACTGGCTGACCGGCCCGGCCGGCCAGGCTGCAATCAGCACATTCCGCATTGGCGGCGCGGCCGCCTTCAGCCCGGCCGCAGATGGCGGCTGA
- a CDS encoding MFS transporter, which translates to MASLRPARMISVISDGNFRRLWMTGWLTWTTRWLEILAIGVTVYQLTQSAFQVTLMMTIRMAPMLFLGTFVGALADRVDRKTLLAGGLVVLSLTAACLAAIAFSGHLALWHIGVGALVNGMFGATEMPVRRTMLGTAAGPERMSAALSLDSATNNLTRMIGPILGGVVVERIGLQGAYAIAAVAYAGGVFLVLPISLPPPPRAAVLATRGVIATGRQIGRQIAEGLRFALGNQVIKATLAVTMLVNFWAFSYGSLIPVVGAEDLNLTPTAIGVLAAADALGAFLASLLVAFIAPGRDYTRIYVGGSALFLAGVLIFSFVDGYTAALAVLVFAGFGISGFGAMQSTIILTATPPELRSRVMGVLSMSIGASPLGLLHLGFMAEMFSARTALSIIAIEGLAALALCLIVWPVLWRSRELSPATSQTAAAAPTPTTTSHTIRR; encoded by the coding sequence ATGGCCTCTCTCCGCCCCGCCCGCATGATCAGTGTGATCAGTGACGGAAACTTCCGCCGCCTGTGGATGACCGGCTGGCTCACCTGGACCACACGCTGGCTGGAAATCCTGGCCATCGGAGTCACCGTCTATCAGCTTACCCAGTCGGCCTTCCAGGTCACGCTGATGATGACGATCCGCATGGCGCCGATGCTTTTTCTCGGCACCTTCGTTGGCGCCCTGGCCGACCGTGTGGATCGCAAGACGCTGCTGGCCGGCGGTCTGGTCGTCCTGTCGCTGACCGCCGCCTGCCTGGCGGCCATCGCCTTCAGCGGCCATCTTGCCTTGTGGCACATTGGCGTCGGCGCGCTGGTCAACGGCATGTTCGGCGCTACTGAGATGCCGGTGCGCCGCACCATGCTGGGCACCGCGGCTGGCCCGGAGCGCATGAGTGCTGCCCTCAGCCTGGATTCGGCGACGAACAATCTGACCCGCATGATCGGCCCGATCCTGGGCGGCGTGGTGGTCGAGCGGATCGGTCTGCAAGGCGCCTATGCCATCGCAGCGGTGGCCTATGCGGGAGGCGTCTTTCTCGTCCTGCCCATCAGCTTGCCGCCGCCACCGCGCGCGGCCGTCCTGGCAACCAGAGGCGTCATCGCCACCGGGCGGCAGATCGGGCGGCAGATCGCTGAAGGCCTGCGCTTTGCCCTGGGCAATCAGGTGATCAAAGCGACCCTGGCGGTGACAATGCTGGTGAACTTCTGGGCGTTTTCCTATGGTTCGCTTATCCCGGTGGTCGGCGCGGAGGACCTGAATCTGACGCCAACAGCCATCGGTGTGCTGGCCGCGGCCGATGCCTTGGGCGCGTTTCTGGCCTCGTTGCTGGTGGCCTTCATCGCGCCCGGTCGCGACTACACCCGCATCTATGTGGGCGGCTCCGCCCTGTTCCTGGCTGGCGTTCTGATTTTTTCATTTGTTGACGGCTACACCGCCGCTCTGGCGGTTCTGGTTTTTGCCGGATTCGGCATCTCCGGATTTGGCGCCATGCAAAGCACCATCATCCTGACCGCGACGCCGCCGGAACTCAGATCACGGGTGATGGGCGTCCTCAGCATGAGCATCGGTGCATCGCCACTGGGCCTGTTGCATCTGGGCTTTATGGCGGAGATGTTCAGCGCCAGGACGGCACTGTCCATTATCGCCATTGAGGGGCTGGCCGCGCTGGCCCTGTGCTTGATCGTCTGGCCGGTGCTGTGGCGCAGTCGGGAGTTGAGCCCGGCCACAAGCCAGACCGCCGCCGCCGCGCCGACACCAACGACCACGTCGCATACGATTCGCCGTTAA
- a CDS encoding formate dehydrogenase accessory sulfurtransferase FdhD → MKSYLVQPDPADPRLTERLTGHDQSGAEVETSVTVERPLTLYLNSREVVTMMTIGDYPEYLAVGYLLNQNMLPSDNPITAVEHVPDIDAVVVRTERETDFEAKLSRRTQTSGCAQGTVFGDMMEAFDSISLSDSATLRTSWLYALSKAITATPSLYLEAGAIHGCVLCREDRPLIYMEDVGRHNAVDKIAGYMALNAISPEDKIFYTTGRLTSEMVIKAVQMRIPIVLSRSGFTAWGVSLARQAGLTLIGRVRGKRFLVLSGKHRLIYDQDPDTVAEEPRRSRRKAADQVTDPAL, encoded by the coding sequence ATGAAGAGCTATCTTGTCCAGCCCGACCCGGCCGATCCACGATTGACGGAACGTTTGACCGGACATGACCAGAGTGGCGCGGAGGTCGAGACGTCGGTCACCGTTGAACGGCCGCTGACTCTCTACCTCAACAGCCGTGAAGTCGTGACGATGATGACTATCGGCGACTATCCGGAATATCTCGCCGTCGGCTACCTGCTTAACCAGAATATGCTGCCGTCGGACAATCCGATCACGGCTGTCGAGCATGTCCCGGACATCGACGCTGTCGTTGTCCGGACCGAGCGGGAAACGGATTTCGAGGCAAAGCTCAGCCGCCGCACCCAGACCTCGGGTTGCGCCCAGGGGACGGTCTTCGGCGATATGATGGAGGCCTTTGACTCCATATCCCTGTCCGACAGCGCAACCCTTCGCACCTCATGGCTCTACGCCCTGTCGAAGGCCATAACCGCCACCCCCAGCCTCTATCTGGAGGCCGGGGCGATCCACGGCTGCGTGCTGTGCCGCGAGGATCGGCCGCTGATCTATATGGAGGATGTGGGGCGCCACAATGCGGTGGATAAGATCGCCGGCTATATGGCGCTCAACGCCATTTCGCCGGAAGACAAGATCTTCTACACCACCGGGCGCCTGACCAGTGAGATGGTCATCAAGGCCGTGCAAATGCGGATTCCCATCGTCCTGTCGCGCTCGGGCTTCACTGCCTGGGGCGTATCGTTGGCCAGACAGGCCGGACTGACTCTGATAGGCCGGGTCCGCGGCAAGCGGTTCCTTGTCCTGTCCGGCAAGCACCGGCTGATTTACGATCAGGATCCCGATACCGTCGCGGAGGAACCGCGCCGCAGCCGGCGCAAGGCGGCGGACCAGGTCACGGACCCCGCCCTATGA
- the moaA gene encoding GTP 3',8-cyclase MoaA, protein MPQDTRPDRLTPAGPQTFRAQQSAPLVDPFQRAITYLRVSVTDRCDFRCVYCMAEDMAFLPKKDVLSLEELDRIASAFVALGVRKLRLTGGEPLVRRDVMSLFRSLSRHLECGALDELTLTTNGSQLARFAEELAHIGVRRINVSLDTLDPDVFVKLTRWGKFDKVMAGIEAAKKAGLQVKLNAVALKGVNDHEFDRLIAWCGDQGFDLTLIEVMPLGDIGEQRVDQYLPLSLVRSDLETRWTLDDSDYRSGGPARYVTVRETGQRLGFITPLTHNFCESCNRVRLTCTGQLYMCLGQEDSADLRSVVRRSESDTPLQEAVRAAIARKPKGHDFIIDRRHDRPAVGRHMSMTGG, encoded by the coding sequence ATGCCCCAGGACACCCGGCCGGACCGACTGACGCCCGCAGGCCCGCAGACTTTCCGCGCACAGCAATCGGCGCCGCTGGTGGACCCGTTTCAGCGCGCCATTACCTATCTGCGCGTGTCGGTCACCGATCGATGCGATTTCCGCTGCGTCTATTGCATGGCGGAGGACATGGCCTTCCTGCCGAAGAAGGATGTGCTGAGTCTCGAAGAACTGGACAGGATCGCCAGCGCCTTTGTTGCCCTGGGCGTACGCAAGCTGCGGCTGACCGGCGGCGAGCCTCTGGTCCGGCGCGATGTCATGAGCCTGTTCCGCAGTCTGAGCCGCCACCTGGAGTGCGGCGCGCTGGACGAGCTGACGCTGACCACCAATGGCAGCCAGCTTGCGCGCTTCGCCGAAGAGCTGGCCCATATCGGCGTACGCCGGATCAATGTGTCTTTGGATACGCTGGACCCGGACGTTTTCGTCAAGCTGACGCGGTGGGGGAAGTTCGACAAGGTGATGGCGGGCATCGAAGCCGCAAAGAAGGCCGGACTGCAGGTCAAGCTCAACGCGGTTGCGCTGAAGGGCGTCAATGATCACGAGTTTGATCGTTTGATCGCCTGGTGCGGCGACCAGGGATTCGATCTGACGCTGATTGAAGTCATGCCGCTGGGCGACATTGGCGAACAACGGGTCGATCAGTACCTGCCGCTGTCCCTCGTCCGCAGCGATCTGGAAACGCGGTGGACCCTGGACGACAGCGACTATCGTTCCGGCGGTCCGGCGCGCTATGTCACCGTGCGCGAGACAGGCCAGCGCCTTGGATTCATTACGCCCCTGACTCACAATTTCTGCGAATCGTGCAATCGGGTGCGCCTGACCTGCACGGGCCAACTGTATATGTGCCTTGGCCAGGAAGATTCCGCGGACTTGCGGTCCGTCGTTCGCCGCAGTGAATCCGATACTCCCCTGCAGGAGGCAGTCCGCGCGGCCATCGCGCGCAAGCCAAAAGGGCACGATTTCATTATCGACCGGCGGCACGACCGGCCCGCGGTCGGCCGCCATATGAGCATGACCGGCGGCTAG
- a CDS encoding P-loop NTPase: MTPAPALSASPGRLAGAGRLLAVASGKGGVGKTWFSVSLAHTLARQGKKVLLLDGDLGLANVDVQLSLLPAHDLSQVVAGQIPLSDAVTPYGAGGFDVIAGRSGGVNMAATPAARFDDLLADITELAGRYDHMILDLAAGIDPGVRRLIAEADTCLIVTTEEPTALTDAYSLIKVIARRQPRANLRIVINMASSQAAGERTYMTLRKACEEFLSLKPPLAGIIRADPHVSQAIRHQVGLFTRSPTCDAASDVESISRRLLAPDERASSS, translated from the coding sequence ATGACCCCGGCGCCGGCCCTGTCCGCCAGCCCCGGCCGCCTGGCCGGCGCCGGACGGCTTCTTGCGGTCGCCTCAGGCAAGGGCGGCGTCGGCAAAACCTGGTTCTCTGTTTCGCTGGCGCACACACTGGCACGCCAGGGCAAGAAGGTCCTGTTGCTGGACGGCGATCTCGGCCTGGCCAATGTGGACGTGCAGCTCAGCCTATTGCCGGCGCATGATCTCTCACAGGTGGTGGCCGGCCAGATCCCCCTGAGCGACGCGGTGACGCCCTATGGGGCCGGCGGATTTGACGTGATCGCGGGACGATCCGGTGGCGTCAACATGGCGGCCACGCCGGCCGCTCGCTTTGATGACCTTCTGGCCGACATTACCGAACTGGCCGGTCGATACGACCACATGATTCTTGATCTGGCGGCAGGCATTGATCCTGGCGTGCGGCGTCTTATCGCCGAAGCCGACACTTGTCTGATTGTCACGACGGAAGAGCCGACGGCGCTGACCGATGCCTATTCCCTGATCAAGGTGATCGCCCGACGCCAGCCGCGGGCAAATCTGAGAATCGTCATCAATATGGCAAGCTCCCAAGCGGCCGGCGAACGAACCTATATGACGTTGCGCAAAGCCTGTGAGGAGTTCCTTTCGCTCAAGCCACCGCTGGCCGGAATTATCCGGGCGGACCCGCACGTGTCACAAGCGATCCGCCATCAGGTGGGCTTGTTCACGCGGTCGCCTACATGCGATGCGGCCAGTGATGTGGAATCCATCAGCCGTCGCCTGCTGGCGCCGGACGAGCGGGCCTCGTCGTCATGA
- the mobA gene encoding molybdenum cofactor guanylyltransferase MobA, with protein sequence MTGGDPGRGEAGPGPAGDGVVGVLLAGGLARRMGGGDKCLRPVAGRTLLARARDRLAPQVRALVLNANGDPSRFAAFALPVVADAQAGNPGPLAGVLAGMDWARRCAPACPFIVTAPTDSPFLPRDLVSRLVAARHDAGADMACAASAGRDHPVIGLWPVSLADDLRTAMDVDGLRKVGAWTGRFRLARAEFATVPVDPFFNANAPDDLARAEALLLAAATDGEGRSVAH encoded by the coding sequence ATGACCGGGGGCGACCCTGGCCGTGGCGAAGCGGGTCCCGGCCCGGCGGGCGATGGTGTCGTGGGGGTTCTGCTCGCCGGCGGGCTGGCGCGGCGCATGGGCGGCGGCGACAAATGCCTGCGTCCGGTGGCCGGCAGAACATTGCTGGCCCGCGCCCGTGACCGTCTGGCGCCGCAGGTGCGGGCCCTCGTTCTCAATGCCAATGGCGATCCGTCGCGCTTTGCCGCCTTTGCCTTGCCGGTGGTGGCTGATGCTCAGGCTGGCAACCCCGGTCCTCTGGCCGGTGTTCTGGCCGGCATGGACTGGGCGCGTCGGTGCGCTCCCGCGTGCCCGTTCATCGTCACGGCGCCCACGGATAGCCCGTTTCTACCGAGGGATCTGGTATCCCGGCTTGTGGCGGCGCGCCACGACGCCGGCGCTGATATGGCCTGTGCCGCGTCTGCCGGCCGCGACCATCCGGTGATTGGCTTATGGCCTGTATCCTTGGCTGATGATTTGCGTACAGCCATGGACGTGGACGGCCTGCGCAAGGTTGGCGCCTGGACCGGCCGTTTCCGCCTGGCCCGTGCAGAGTTCGCTACGGTGCCGGTCGACCCGTTCTTCAATGCCAACGCGCCTGATGATCTGGCGCGGGCGGAAGCGCTGCTGTTGGCCGCCGCTACAGACGGCGAGGGCCGGTCCGTAGCGCATTGA
- a CDS encoding ATP-binding cassette domain-containing protein: protein MTDSAVTTPGAAADVELYPHLQRTVSQILPLSLEAVSYVVAGQPLLQDITMTLDGGPRTLLLGPNGAGKSLLLRICHGLLAPTGGAVRWRGAKGANPAPHQAMVFQRPVMLRRSAMANITYALALKGIARSERIARATLALRATGLSDIAARPALVLSVGEQQRLALARAWATRPDVLFLDEPTASLDPAATRAVESIIQAIHAAGTKIVMTTHDLGQARRLGDEIVFLHRGHVRERTPAQQFFKAPESVEAQAFIDGSLTW from the coding sequence ATGACCGACAGCGCCGTCACAACCCCGGGCGCGGCCGCAGACGTGGAGCTATATCCCCATTTGCAGCGCACCGTCAGCCAAATCCTACCACTGTCACTTGAGGCGGTGTCCTATGTGGTTGCCGGCCAGCCCCTTCTGCAGGACATCACCATGACCCTGGACGGGGGCCCGAGAACCCTGCTGTTAGGCCCCAATGGCGCCGGGAAGAGCCTGTTGCTGCGCATCTGCCACGGTCTTCTGGCGCCGACCGGCGGCGCGGTCCGGTGGCGCGGAGCGAAAGGCGCCAACCCGGCACCGCACCAGGCCATGGTCTTTCAGCGGCCGGTCATGCTGCGGCGTTCCGCCATGGCCAACATCACCTATGCCCTGGCTTTGAAAGGAATCGCCCGCAGCGAGCGCATCGCCCGGGCGACTCTTGCCTTGCGCGCAACCGGTCTCAGCGATATTGCGGCGCGGCCGGCGCTGGTCCTGTCGGTCGGCGAACAGCAACGGCTCGCGCTGGCGCGCGCCTGGGCGACGCGACCGGACGTGCTGTTCCTCGACGAACCTACGGCCAGTCTTGACCCGGCGGCGACGCGCGCCGTGGAGTCCATCATTCAAGCCATCCACGCCGCCGGCACAAAGATCGTCATGACCACTCACGACCTCGGCCAGGCACGGCGCCTGGGCGACGAAATCGTCTTTCTGCATCGCGGGCATGTGCGGGAACGGACACCGGCGCAGCAGTTCTTCAAGGCGCCTGAAAGCGTGGAGGCGCAGGCCTTCATCGATGGAAGTCTCACATGGTAG